The Athalia rosae chromosome 4, iyAthRosa1.1, whole genome shotgun sequence DNA segment CCATATTTTGGCTGGAAAATCAATCCTGATGCGAAAATAACTTTCAGTTGCCGACAACTGTCGACGTGCACAGACGTGGCCCACGCGTTGACGCCGGGTAGCTGGCGCTCCTTCAGCTTGTCTGAAAAACTACCGTAAGCGCAGCCAATAATTTAATACATGTGATGACCGCAGTGTCATGTTCTTTCAACCATTGAATTCTCAACATTCTCTCAACCGGTGTAATATCTAGTGTAATGTACGTAACTAAAGACTTTATTAGCGCATGGCCGGCGCGTGGTGGCATTGAATAAAGAGTCGACTTGTTTCATTTCACGTCAATTCGTTCTTTACCACAATCTAAAATGTTGTCAATTGCAAGAGATACATTAAAAAAGTCCAGGAATGTTTCTTTGTACACAAAATCGTTCAGTTATACTCCTTCACTTAGTACGAGATTCAAAAAACCCAGCAATGAATCCGAAAATCAAGAACCCCTTGTGTTACGCGGTTCGTATATAATAAAACGAGGTTATATTAATTTATGAGTTTCATGCAATTTTCAGTGTCTCTTACATTCTATGAGGATGTTTTTTTATGACAACTCTATCTTTTAAATTACCCTACAGAAAACAATCAGTTGAATGATCACACCACAACTGCTGACGTGAGAGAACTAGAATTTCCATTACAAAACTCATCAGAGGCATCACATCATCAAGTGATATGCAGTGAccaaaattcttcaaatctaagttcaaatccctctgttGATCTGCCCAGTCTGCAAAGGTATGCGTTGTTCAatgtaattcatttttttcaaatttagaaaGTAGAACAATAAGTAACAAGAATGTTTTAATATGTGTTTGACCTTTGAACATGTTTCTAAAGgttcatttttgaaaagtatACAAATAGCCAAGATTAGTAAGTACTCAtacatctttttatttttctgtttgcaGCCTAGATTGTAGATGTATACCAATTGCAGAGCATGAAACTGTGCTACCCAAGATGATGCACTATCTCAAACCCATACATCGGGATAGGATCCATCCCAGTTTGAAGGATTGCGTAGTATTTTCGAATTCAATAGTGAACACAATCAGAAAGTTTGATCGACACAAACAATGTGGGTTACATCAAAAGGACATTCAAGGCACAGATCTATTATTGATTAAAACTAAAAACAGTCCTCTGATAACACGTTCTAGCGGATTACACACCACGGCtgtatcatcaatttttacaacTACACCAAGTAGGGTATCTCTGAGTAGTAGAATGTACAGAAGATTAAAAGGCAAAAAGTCATTGACACAAACTGAATATGATGACATTAATGGTcaatttgaagtttttgaaccTGAACTGAACCATACTATTCAAGTACCCAAAAGTGGTTTAGATTCAAGTCAAACTAGGACATTTGAAGACCATGATGACCCATTTGCTGCTGATGATTTTCTTAACACAATGGACCATTCATCTGCAAAGACTGAAATGAAGATTGGACGAAAGCACTCACAAAGAAAGTCTCAAAATGTGGGTGCTGCAGAAATGTCAAATACTCCAACCAGTGTTACATTTAATCATGAAAGTGAGTGTCACTATTTTCGAAGAAttggcttttttttattacaattaaaTTCGGTTAAAAGTTTGTATTCGATTTTTACCTCTTTTCTTTGCTtacagaaatggaaaaacaataTCCTGATGCTAGACAAGTCTTGAATAAAGTTTGTACCATTGTTAGCacagaattaaaaaatgagaagtaCATGATCAACGCGAGTTACGAAAAGATTGATCATAAGAAAAACTCCTATTGGCAATGCACCTACAATATGCTATGGCCAAACGAAATGAATATCTCAGCTActgggaaaaataaatctgcTGCTGCTAATGTAGCTGCTCTCAAATGTTTACATTATCTACAAAGTATTGGTAAACTGCGAAATGGAATACCAATACTTTACAACCCAGAGCAAGTTAGCGAAATCCTGAATAAATCAGAAATAATACGAATTGAACCCAAAGTGGTTGCTAGTATAAATGCACTTCTGCAGAATTATAATCAGGTAATGTACAACTCATCTTACCATTTTATACGCTTTATATCATGTTGTGCCATCGATTCTGGTATTTGGCTATTTGTATGATTTCTAGAGACTCATACATCCTTTTATTCTAGCATATAGCGCCAATACTAGCTCCAACTAATTCAATAACTGGACTAAATGAAATAGATGAAAGAATCATTGGAGTAAAAGATAATCCTGAAGATATCCATGGTGGAAATCTATTACCACCAATAAATGAAATGGCGTTGTCATCACATCGTTTACATGATCCACTCCGAGAAACACCTTTAAAGAAGTATAGCCCAGATATTTTGAATCAGCGGAATGTGGATCTGTTTCAGAGTCTCGAAAGCCAGCGATTCGAGAGGAAAACTAAACTGCCTATCATTGATTACAGGTGAACAAAAACTGATTACTCAATGGGAAAATCGATACGAAAGAGGCGCttctaatattatttttatgtttgatAATTTGACCGTAATGGCATTTACGCTATTTTTTGATTATCTCATCAGTGGATTAATGACCACTCAAACAAAAGTTGCGCGCGCACATGACTCCCATCCACGTGGCTTTTAATCGGCCTTCGCCTTAGCCTCGCGATTGAAGGCATGTAGCATTAGCACCGGGCTGGCCTTGCCTGGGTCTACAAcctctttgaaaattgactTATCACCATTTTATAATATCACGCATCTTCACTTCTGATAGGAACATGTGTAACTTGTAGAATTTGAAGCATCTTCGTAAAGACCTTGACCCACAAAATGCCACTTGAACATGCATTATCTAGTTGGATGCCCACATTTTTAGCTTTTAGTGACCCTGACTAGTCTGATACTCTGCGAACTAGGAAGCATGTGCCACTTGAGCCTTCTCGTTGGCCTTGGTTAGCGCTGGCGGCCGTCAAGCGACGATAAAATACGACTAACGACCTCGAAGCTACAAGCTGACCGTGATTTTTGCGATACGCGGCCTCGAatcctcatttttcaaacatttgcGCTGATTACGATTAGGGAGTCGGGCAATTGTCCTTGGCATTCATTGTAGTCGAACTTATATTTTATCAAGATCGAATCCAAGCCATCTGATTTTCTAAACCTCAGCCGCTACttcatacattttttaaatttattaattttttttgggaaTATCCATTAATCGTAACATTGTAGTATCATTGATCTAAGTTAAAGCAAAAccaatctaaaaatttttctgatcaaGCGTTTAATATATGACGTATTACTTCagcgaattttgattttcgaccgttCGTAGCTACGTATCGGTTATTCGTATGACGTCTAATTCTGTCAGTTATAATTAAAGTCGGGAGATGTGACGTAATTTGACGGAAATGTAGGAGCTGACGATTCCGTATGACGTATGCCTACAATGACGCCTCGATTATTCGAATACGTATTTTTAAACCATTGCCATTGTAGAGTTTTTACTTAATACAAGCATGAGATGACACATGAGCGTTTGATGAATATTAGTGTTACTCTGacttggaaaatatttaacaTTCATTTACCTTTATTTAGGAATTGTTTTTAGTTCTGATTGAATTATGTAATACCGGAGTCGATATTTGACACAAGTTGTGTAATCGACAAATATCTGTCCATTACTTAGGGAGGATATCCTAAGCCAATTAGATGATGAACGTGTCTTGTTGATCAAAGGTGAACCAGGATGTGGAAAAAGTACGCAGGTTCCACAATTTATACTGGacgattttattaaaaaaggaaatggaacAGGCTGCAACATAATTATCACCCAACCACGTAGAATCTCTGCAATCTCCTTAGCCAAACGGGTGGCTCAAGAGAGAGATGAAGAGCTAGGAAAATCGATTGGTTACCAAGTTAGATTGCAGAATGTTTTACCAGATGGTCCCAGTGGTGGAATACTGTTCTGCTCTTCGGGAATACTTTTACGAAAAATGCAACATAATCCCAATTTGCTTGGTTGTTCACACGTCGTTCTGGATGAAGCTCACGAACGGGATTTGAATACAGATGTACTGCTGGTCCTACTGTCTAGAGCccttaaaaaaaatccagaccTAAAACTTATCATAATGTCTGCCACACTAAACGCAGAATTGTTTGAACGTTATTTTAACTGCAACACAATAAGCATACCTGGTTTCACATATCCAGTAAAAATGCACTTTTTGGAGGACATTTTACGACTTCGCATCAGCGGCATAAATAATTCATCTATGTCCATACCGAATCCTGTTGTGAACTCTGAAGAAATGGCACATTTAATCGAATGGATTTCGTACAATAAACCACCGGGGGCTATATTGTGTTTCTTGCCAGGGTGGTCTGAAATATTGAGAATGAAACGAATTTTGGAAGAAACCTTACCCCAGAAATCTCACATAATCTTACCTGTGCACTCGCGATTGCCCTACTCGCAACAGAGTTTGATTTTCAATAGAACAGATGGAGTCAGAAAGATAATACTTGCGACAAATATTGCTGAAACTAGTATAACTATAGACGATGTCGTATATGTTGTGGACTCTTGCGCGCACAAAGAAGTCAGGCTGCAAGAAGATTCTGGTATGTCTAGTATCGACAACCAATGGGTTTCTCAGGGTAATATAAACCAAAGGTAATTAAACAACTGACGTTTTTCCATAAGTAAATTATCTTTTGAACTTTAATTTCAGTTGAATAcccaatatattttttccaatagtttttttttttttttttttctcctaaatggctttattatttttgttttttagaaAAGGGAGAGCTGGTCGAGTACAGCCCGGTGAAAGTTTCCATTTCATTACCAAGGACAAATATGAATCGCTTGACGAGTTTCCAACTCCAGAAATTATGCGAGCTGAACTTCAGAAAGCTGTTCTAGACTGCAAAACTTACACATCTGAGAAAgtggcggaatttttttcagagatgCCTGAACCACCCAGAATGTCAGCTGTGCAGCTCGCTGTTGATGAATTGAAAGATCTCGGTGCCCTAGACGAAAATGAGGATTTGACAGCACTAGGAAAAcgaatatcattattttccataGATCCAAGACTGAGTAAAGTAATGGTTTACTCAGTAATCTTCCAGTATGTATTGTTCATTCTGCCGATTTACAGCTTGAGAACACAATTATGAATTCAACAAATAGTTTCTAGGCTTAgtctaaaatgaaaatgaaagtgaAATCTTGGTAATATCTATAACGTTATGAGAGTGAGTGAGAGAGAGTCGCACCAGGTTCAGGGTTGAAAGGAAGAGTGAAAGTGTCCTACTGACATAATAAGTGGGCCACCTCCTGATCTGGTAACATCATTTTAGTATACATTGGGTTGCTGAAAGTAATAGTGATATTACCGTTTCATCTATAACTTTCTTTCTACGTTTGTACACATACATTTGAGCTTTCAATTTGACTGGTTTACACTTTAATTCCAGATGTGTCAGTCCGATCGTCACGCTCGCATCGTTTCTGGCTTCAGATTTTGAGATATTTTCTGACAGACTGTACGACAAAGGAccaataagaaaaataaaacaaaattttcaacctgcGAGCGATCATCTGGCCCTTTCATGGCTCTATGAGCAGTGGAACTCATATGCTACTCGGAACCCGAGAAAAGGTATCCAGTTTTGTAACGATGCACAGATTGAATCCAATAAAATGATGCTACTAAAGAGTGAGtacagaaaatttatcgatctaaTTTTTATAGTTTCACTATTAATGGTATATGTATTGAATCTGATGAATTAGTATGGTGAAATTGTGTAATTCTGAATTGTTTCTGTACATTATCATTCTAGAACTGAGGAGCTTATACGGTGAACATTTATCTCAGTGTCGTATGCTGAGACCCCATGATCCTTGGGATGATCTCAATtcgtcgataaataattacgcTCGCCACGACGAGTTTGTACAAGGCGTTCTCCTAGCTGGACTAGATAGAGTACTGCACAAGAAAAATGCTGAGCTTAAAAACGGAAGACTTAAGACTGTTCAAAATGTTATGCAGATGCAGTGAGTAATATCATATGGTGAAAATTAtacctttttacttttccatgAAAGAGACCTGttctttaaattttgttctctttgttctttattttattaccttATAACAacgtttcgataaaaaattcaatgcgaTGATATTCTGCTTACAGAGATGGCCGCAGAGCTACCCTGACACCCGATAGTGTAAATTATAACAGACGAAAGTGGCCAAGTCGGTATCTCACCTACCAGCGTCACGTCCACAGTTCAGAAAGACGAACCACCCTGATCCGAGAAAGCAGTCTTGTCAGCCCTCTGACGGTACTGTTATTTTGTGAGGGAGATATTACACAATATAACGTGagttattttcgtttatttgcgACCGGGTGTTAAAAAAACAACAGCTTTGTAGTTGAGTGCTATGGTCGTTGTGCTTCTAAGTTTGTTCTCACTGAAAATTAATCCAATCGAACATTTCAGCAACAGAAAAACGGAATTGAAACAAACAATGTTGTTCTGACAttccagaagaaaaagaatgtcAAGCTGATTCTTGATTCGGAGTAAGAATCTGTTTTCTCACTATTTTGTCGTTATAACTATTGTAAGCTAGCTGCTCCATACCTATTGATCTTTTATTGATTTTCCTTTTAATTTACAGAACTGCCCAGGTCTTGCTGCAGCTCAAAAAAGTATTGCAGAATGTTATTCGCTACTACATTGAAAATCAAGGCTTGGCTGAAAATCATGCACATACAAGAGAAATTGAGATCTTCAAAAGAAATCTAATCGCATTAATGAGCAATATGTTGGTCGACTCTGATGAGGAGATTAGTTATTTCGAAGACGAAAATGATTTGAACGTTGCGAAAGATTAGTAGTTGTAGTTACACTTGTCACTTTATTAGTAAATTTTTGACATCCATGTAAATATAGAATAAATGCGATGTAATACATTCTAGAAAATCTTGATGTGATAATCTCTTTTTAAGTGTAGTTTCGCGTGAACCACCTCATCAATTGTATTGTATCAGTAGAAACCATATGGAGAAGCGGCGAATCTGGGCTTCCGCAGATATTTACCAGGATTTCAACGATGTAATTTTTAACATACACTGCCAAGCTCCCTTGGAGTAGCTATGACATCCGAGGACTTGGAAATAGCGATCTTCCAGAAACATCCGATTAGCCCGCAAATGATGAACAGAAATTCGTCGACAAAATCAGTCTAGAAAAGAAATTCTAGGAATATCCTGACTTCCCGCAGctacaatttattatattccTGTTTACTCACCTCTatcttatttttgttcttctacAGACGAACTGGCAGTCTGGAAAGCAAACTGGTCTCCACATCCGAAAGAGAAGACTATCATCGATGCATCCACCAAGCGAATCATCGTATGCTCCGAGTGGATAATAACGTTAAAAtaagttatatacatatgattatACGAAACACGTATTGCATTTTTGAAGCcaatcaaatgaatgaataattaatcaatgttATTAGTCACAATCATATAAATGAgtcatgaaaatgaaattctatgTAAGAATGAATCTATAATGTGCATTATGATGTCCTAATATGTATTTTTGACGGTcacttgaataaaaaatattagctGCTATCAATATATCGATTGTCTGATGATTGCTGTGAACATCCTTCTAAAATTCCCATTTACGAGTCTCAGAATTTAGTAACGTACGCATGcatgcctcatcctgtgtatgcattccatgctgtgtatgcattcgatgctgtgtgtagaatctctttcgaaaattttttttggtatcaggagaacagaaaaaacgaggaggtatttcggaaccaGGTTCCTGAtcctgtggataaaatttcgccgaaaatttatttttgtatcaggagaacagaaaaaccgaggaggtattccgagaccgggtgcctgatcctgtggataaaattttcgccgaaaatttaattttgtatcaggagaacagaaaaaccgaggaggtattccgagaccgggtgcctgatcctgtgtatgcattcgatgctgtgtatgcattcgatcctgtgtgtagaatctctttcgaaaattttttttggtatcaggagaacagaaaaaacgaggaggtatttcggaaccaggtgcctgatcctgtggataaaattttcgccgaaaatttatttttgtatcaggagaacagaaaaaccgaggaggtattcc contains these protein-coding regions:
- the LOC105684262 gene encoding ATP-dependent DNA/RNA helicase DHX36-like isoform X1; protein product: MLSIARDTLKKSRNVSLYTKSFSYTPSLSTRFKKPSNESENQEPLVLRENNQLNDHTTTADVRELEFPLQNSSEASHHQVICSDQNSSNLSSNPSVDLPSLQSLDCRCIPIAEHETVLPKMMHYLKPIHRDRIHPSLKDCVVFSNSIVNTIRKFDRHKQCGLHQKDIQGTDLLLIKTKNSPLITRSSGLHTTAVSSIFTTTPSRVSLSSRMYRRLKGKKSLTQTEYDDINGQFEVFEPELNHTIQVPKSGLDSSQTRTFEDHDDPFAADDFLNTMDHSSAKTEMKIGRKHSQRKSQNVGAAEMSNTPTSVTFNHEKMEKQYPDARQVLNKVCTIVSTELKNEKYMINASYEKIDHKKNSYWQCTYNMLWPNEMNISATGKNKSAAANVAALKCLHYLQSIGKLRNGIPILYNPEQVSEILNKSEIIRIEPKVVASINALLQNYNQHIAPILAPTNSITGLNEIDERIIGVKDNPEDIHGGNLLPPINEMALSSHRLHDPLRETPLKKYSPDILNQRNVDLFQSLESQRFERKTKLPIIDYREDILSQLDDERVLLIKGEPGCGKSTQVPQFILDDFIKKGNGTGCNIIITQPRRISAISLAKRVAQERDEELGKSIGYQVRLQNVLPDGPSGGILFCSSGILLRKMQHNPNLLGCSHVVLDEAHERDLNTDVLLVLLSRALKKNPDLKLIIMSATLNAELFERYFNCNTISIPGFTYPVKMHFLEDILRLRISGINNSSMSIPNPVVNSEEMAHLIEWISYNKPPGAILCFLPGWSEILRMKRILEETLPQKSHIILPVHSRLPYSQQSLIFNRTDGVRKIILATNIAETSITIDDVVYVVDSCAHKEVRLQEDSGMSSIDNQWVSQGNINQRKGRAGRVQPGESFHFITKDKYESLDEFPTPEIMRAELQKAVLDCKTYTSEKVAEFFSEMPEPPRMSAVQLAVDELKDLGALDENEDLTALGKRISLFSIDPRLSKVMVYSVIFQCVSPIVTLASFLASDFEIFSDRLYDKGPIRKIKQNFQPASDHLALSWLYEQWNSYATRNPRKGIQFCNDAQIESNKMMLLKKLRSLYGEHLSQCRMLRPHDPWDDLNSSINNYARHDEFVQGVLLAGLDRVLHKKNAELKNGRLKTVQNVMQMQDGRRATLTPDSVNYNRRKWPSRYLTYQRHVHSSERRTTLIRESSLVSPLTVLLFCEGDITQYNQQKNGIETNNVVLTFQKKKNVKLILDSETAQVLLQLKKVLQNVIRYYIENQGLAENHAHTREIEIFKRNLIALMSNMLVDSDEEISYFEDENDLNVAKD
- the LOC105684262 gene encoding ATP-dependent RNA helicase DHX30-like isoform X2, which produces MYRRLKGKKSLTQTEYDDINGQFEVFEPELNHTIQVPKSGLDSSQTRTFEDHDDPFAADDFLNTMDHSSAKTEMKIGRKHSQRKSQNVGAAEMSNTPTSVTFNHEKMEKQYPDARQVLNKVCTIVSTELKNEKYMINASYEKIDHKKNSYWQCTYNMLWPNEMNISATGKNKSAAANVAALKCLHYLQSIGKLRNGIPILYNPEQVSEILNKSEIIRIEPKVVASINALLQNYNQHIAPILAPTNSITGLNEIDERIIGVKDNPEDIHGGNLLPPINEMALSSHRLHDPLRETPLKKYSPDILNQRNVDLFQSLESQRFERKTKLPIIDYREDILSQLDDERVLLIKGEPGCGKSTQVPQFILDDFIKKGNGTGCNIIITQPRRISAISLAKRVAQERDEELGKSIGYQVRLQNVLPDGPSGGILFCSSGILLRKMQHNPNLLGCSHVVLDEAHERDLNTDVLLVLLSRALKKNPDLKLIIMSATLNAELFERYFNCNTISIPGFTYPVKMHFLEDILRLRISGINNSSMSIPNPVVNSEEMAHLIEWISYNKPPGAILCFLPGWSEILRMKRILEETLPQKSHIILPVHSRLPYSQQSLIFNRTDGVRKIILATNIAETSITIDDVVYVVDSCAHKEVRLQEDSGMSSIDNQWVSQGNINQRKGRAGRVQPGESFHFITKDKYESLDEFPTPEIMRAELQKAVLDCKTYTSEKVAEFFSEMPEPPRMSAVQLAVDELKDLGALDENEDLTALGKRISLFSIDPRLSKVMVYSVIFQCVSPIVTLASFLASDFEIFSDRLYDKGPIRKIKQNFQPASDHLALSWLYEQWNSYATRNPRKGIQFCNDAQIESNKMMLLKKLRSLYGEHLSQCRMLRPHDPWDDLNSSINNYARHDEFVQGVLLAGLDRVLHKKNAELKNGRLKTVQNVMQMQDGRRATLTPDSVNYNRRKWPSRYLTYQRHVHSSERRTTLIRESSLVSPLTVLLFCEGDITQYNQQKNGIETNNVVLTFQKKKNVKLILDSETAQVLLQLKKVLQNVIRYYIENQGLAENHAHTREIEIFKRNLIALMSNMLVDSDEEISYFEDENDLNVAKD